One genomic region from Spiroplasma endosymbiont of Polydrusus cervinus encodes:
- a CDS encoding Hsp33 family molecular chaperone HslO, whose amino-acid sequence MDKVTKAISNVHNIKMTVVDATKSLNDIIKLHETTPLATIVLSRVVLATILIGSDMKNATDKMTSIVNGNGPIGTIMVEYTGHKVRGFCTNPQFDVEEIDRDHNVISQVVGTDGYLRVMKDLEMKDNFSGQIELISGEINLDFIYYLTQSEQIKSIIACSIKMNEDNTITKAVGFFAQLLSGHKDEDIDYLEEKIENLENISHKLIAEDNVINIFKLIDQDAKVLEADEVNFKCSCSYEKALESAKLLGDEQLNEILASNVEVEIACDFCRKKYLIRASDLKILLKE is encoded by the coding sequence ATGGATAAAGTAACGAAAGCAATTAGTAATGTTCATAATATTAAAATGACCGTTGTTGATGCAACCAAATCATTAAATGATATTATTAAATTACATGAAACTACTCCACTTGCTACAATTGTGTTATCACGAGTTGTTTTAGCAACTATTTTAATTGGTAGTGATATGAAGAATGCAACTGATAAAATGACAAGTATTGTTAATGGTAATGGTCCAATTGGAACTATTATGGTGGAGTATACTGGGCATAAAGTACGAGGATTTTGTACTAATCCCCAATTTGATGTTGAGGAAATTGACCGGGATCATAATGTTATTTCGCAAGTAGTCGGAACAGATGGTTATTTACGAGTGATGAAAGATTTAGAAATGAAAGATAATTTTTCGGGGCAAATTGAATTAATTTCTGGTGAAATTAATTTAGATTTTATTTATTATTTAACACAAAGTGAACAAATTAAATCTATTATTGCTTGTTCAATTAAAATGAATGAAGATAATACCATTACCAAAGCGGTTGGTTTTTTTGCGCAGTTATTATCAGGACATAAGGACGAAGATATTGATTATTTAGAAGAAAAGATTGAGAATTTAGAAAACATTAGTCATAAATTAATTGCGGAAGATAATGTAATTAATATTTTTAAATTAATTGATCAAGATGCCAAAGTATTAGAAGCTGATGAGGTTAATTTTAAATGTAGTTGTTCATATGAAAAAGCTTTAGAATCAGCTAAATTATTAGGTGATGAGCAGCTTAATGAAATTCTAGCAAGTAATGTTGAAGTTGAAATTGCTTGTGACTTTTGTCGCAAAAAATATCTTATTAGAGCTAGCGATTTAAAAATCTTACTAAAAGAATAA